A genomic region of Antennarius striatus isolate MH-2024 chromosome 4, ASM4005453v1, whole genome shotgun sequence contains the following coding sequences:
- the c2cd5 gene encoding C2 domain-containing protein 5 isoform X8, which produces MPGKLKAKIVAGRHLPVMDRASDLTDAFVEVKFGNTTFKTDVCPKSLNPQWNSEWFKFEVDDEDLQDEPLQVTVLDHDTYSANDAIGKVYIDIDPLLCSEAASVISGWFPIYDTIHGIRGEINVLVKVELFNDLNRFRQSSCGVKFFCTTSIPRCYRAAMVHGFVEELVVNEDPEYQWIDRIRTPRASNEARQRLISLMSGELQRKIGLKVLEMGGNAVVGYLQCFDLEGESGLVVRAIGTACTLDKLGSGGASNTTTHTHPNTAPASNACNSPSKDGKELYFGEDLLSSSGPPTPFRALPTSSSSPPPFAPSKPCSRQSSSSDTDLSLTPKTEGPKPVRCRPGIFLCPSSPTLSTDILSLPGSGTVGCGHSLSPRSSTPPPPSSIHSDSALLRKSVSFTEDLLLAASGMGSGGSAGKEAGPLKTLLRQQTQTALEQREFPFFTLTSFPTGFLLHVGGVVSARSVKLLDRIHNPDEPETRDAWWEEIRQEIKSHAKALGCHAVVGYSESTSICEEVCILSASGTAAILNPRYMREGCLDVGIADHSRFEEPSPPSCGFCHIPYDELNMPFPTQLTYCYHCRRQKVPDVLFTTIDLPPEAAVTGKGCLIQARLCRLKKKAQGEVNATAISNLLPFMEYELHTQLMNKLKLRSMNALFGLHIQINVGENMLLGLASATGVYLTALPAPGGIQIAGKTPGDVNNEHHILIIQKRINDTIAKNKEIYQIHPPKLFALDPEVFCGKNMELMEEVVGSPIPEPRQRSRLFRSHSESSDEVSELDLSHGKKDAFVLEIDDTDAVEDIHSLLTDAPTPSGFYSCNTEVMPGIDNWTQGVQMFTSVRVLRLSNANLTNQGLNKIFTDLCENLLKSFYFKLRSMIPCCLCHLNFTVAVPEEELIQVAVTAVAMTFDKDQTQETSADKPITKGCSETEEQLQFPLELCADSSTTSAQTSSKISGKVSLLTPAAKLFRNQLVMVCSPGVPETTNISSRVSSLERSSPLPDGRSRSLRPTRPFGGSAVTVVKMTPLSFLPGTRIIKYLGIINMFFIRETTSLREEGGVSGFLHSFIAEVFAMVRAHVAALGGNAVVSYSMKECVFMENPNKNQAQCLINVSGDAVICVMESDQDPTPSNTGQTCTSGTDGTT; this is translated from the exons ATGCCTGGGAAACTGAAGGCCAAAATCGTGGCGGGACGCCACCTACCTGTGATGGACAGAGCGAGTGACCTCACTGATGCGTTTGTGGAG GTTAAGTTTGGAAATACAACTTTCAAAACGGATGTCTGTCCCAAATCTCTCAACCCTCAGTGGAACTCAGAGTGGTTCAAATTTGAG GTTGATGATGAGGACTTGCAGGATGAGCCACTGCAGGTCACAGTGTTAGATCATGACACTTACAGTGCTAATGATGCCATAGGGAAAGTTTACATTGATATTGACCCACTGCTGTGCAGTGAGGCTGCTTCTGTTATCTCTGGATGGTTTCCCATCTATGACACCATTCATG GTATCCGAGGGGAGATCAATGTTCTTGTCAAAGTGGAGCTTTTTAATGATTTGAACCGCTTTAGGCAGTCATCCTGTGGGGTGAAGTTCTTCTGCA CCACATCCATTCCACGGTGCTACCGAGCAGCGATGGTTCACGGGTTTGTGGAGGAACTTGTGGTGAATGAAGATCCAGAGTACCAGTGGATTGACCGCATCCGAACTCCTCGAGCCTCCAATGAGGCTCGTCAGAGGCTCATCTCTCTTATGTCTG GAGAGCTGCAGAGGAAAATAGGGCTTAAGGTACTGGAGATGGGTGGGAATGCGGTGGTGGGCTATTTACAGTGTTTTGACCTGGAGGGAGAGTCTGGCCTGGTGGTCAGGGCCATCGGTACTGCCTGCACACTGGACAAACTTGGCTCTGGCGGTGcctccaacaccaccacacatacacaccctaACACAGCCCCTGCTTCCAATGCCTGCAATTCCCCTTCCAAGGATGGAAAGGA GCTGTATTTTGGTGAGGACCTGCTCTCGTCCTCCGGCCCGCCAACCCCTTTCAGAGCCCttcccacctcctcttcctctcctcccccgTTTGCTCCCTCCAAGCCATGCAGCCGCCAGTCTTCATCGTCAGATACAGACCTCAGTTTGACGCCCAAGACGG AGGGGCCGAAGCCTGTGAGATGCAGGCCTGGGATCTTCCTCTGTCCCAGTTCCCCAACCCTTTCCACAGACATTTTGTCCCTTCCTGGTTCTGGCACAGTGGGCTGTGGTCACAGCTTGTCCCCCAGATCCAgcaccccgccccctccctcctccatccactCAGACTCTGCTCTGCTGAGAAAGAGCGTGTCCTTCACGGAGGACCTGCTGCTGGCAGCCTCTG GAATGGGCAGCGGGGGCAGCGCCGGCAAAGAAGCAGGGCCTCTGAAGACCCTGCTCAGACAGCAGACACAGACGGCTCTCGAACAGAGG GAGTTTCCCTTCTTCACCTTGACGTCCTTCCCTACTGGTTTCCTGCTTCATGTCGGTGGAGTTGTCAGCGCTCGCTCTGTCAAGCTGCTGGACCGTATACACAACCCTG atgagCCAGAGACTCGTGACGCGTGGTGGGAGGAAATTCGCCAGGAGATTAAATCTCATGCCAAAGCTCTTGGTTGCCATGCTGTTGTGGGGTACAGCGAGAGCACTAGCATCTG TGAGGAGGTGTGCATCCTGTCGGCCTCTGGCACGGCAGCCATCCTGAACCCTCGGTATATGCGTGAAGGTTGCCTAGATGTTGGAATCGCTGACCACAG CAGGTTTGAGGAGCCATCTCCCCCGAGCTGTGGCTTCTGCCATATTCCCTACGATGAACTCAACATGCCCTTTCCCACACAGCTCACCTACTGTTACCACTGCAGACGGCAAAAG GTTCCTGATGTGCTTTTCACAACAATCGACTTGCCACCAGAAGCAGCTGTCACAGGAAAAGGCTGTCTTATCCAGGCCAG GTTGTGTCGTCTGAAAAAGAAGGCCCAGGGTGAGGTGAATGCGACAGCCATCTCCAACCTCCTCCCTTTCATGGAGTACGAGCTGCATACTCAGCTGATGAACAAACTGAAGCTGCGGAGCATGAACGCCCTGTTTGGCCTCCACATTCAGATTAACGTTGGAGAGAACATGCTCCTGGGTCTGGCT TCTGCTACAGGGGTGTACCTGACAGCCCTGCCGGCTCCGGGGGGCATCCAGATTGCAGGGAAGACTCCTGGTGATGTGAACAACGAGCACCATATTCTGATCATCCAGAAAAGGATCAATGACACCATTGCCAAGAACAAAGAGATCTATCAAATACACCCTccg AAATTATTTGCCTTGGACCCTGAGGTGTTCTGCGGCAAAAACATG gagctgatggaggaagTGGTCGGCTCTCCCATTCCAGAGCCGAGGCAGCGATCCAGACTGTTTCGCTCTCACTCAGAAAGCTCAGATGAAGTGTCAGAACTGGACCTTTCCCATGGCAAGAAGGATGCCTTTgtcctggag ATCGATGACACTGATGCTGTGGAAGACATCCACTCCCTTCTTACTGATGCCCCAACCCCTTCAG GTTTCTATAGCTGCAACACTGAGGTTATGCCTGGGATTGACAACTGGACTCAGGGGGTTCAG ATGTTTACATCAGTGAGAGTCTTGAGGTTGAGTAATGCTAATCTTACAAACCAAGGTTTAAACAAGATCTTCACTGACCTTTGTGAGAACCTCCTAAAG AGCTTTTATTTTAAGCTGCGCTCAATGATCCCTTGCTGCCTTTGCCATCTCAACTTCACCGTGGCCGTACCAGAAGAAGAACTCATACAG GTTGCTGTGACGGCAGTTGCCATGACATTTGACAAAGATCAGACTCAGGAGACATCGGCAGACAAACCCATCACCAAAG GATGCAGTGAGACTGAAGAGCAGCTGCAATTTCCCTTGGAGTTGTGTGCAGACTCGTCAACCACAAGCGCACAGACGTCATCCAAAATATCTG GTAAAGTCTCTTTACTCACCCCAGCTGCAAAACTCTTCCGAAACCAGCTGGTTATGGTTTGTTCACCAG GTGTCCCAGAGACTACGAACATCTCATCCAGAG TTTCATCTCTGGAGCGCTCCAGTCCATTACCTGATGGGCGTTCCCGCTCACTGCGACCGACCCGTCCATTTGGGGGTAGCGCAGTCACCGTGGTGAAGATGACGCCACTATCTTTCCTCCCTGGGACACGCATCATTAAATACCTTGGAATcatcaacatgttttttatCAGAGAGACGACATCGCTGCGAGAG GAAGGCGGCGTCAGCGGAttcctccattcattcataGCCGAGGTGTTTGCAATGGTCCGAGCCCATGTAGCAGCCCTGGGTGGTAACGCAGTCGTGTCCTACAGCATGAAAGAATGTGTGTTTATGGAAAATCCAAACAAGAACCAG GCTCAGTGCCTCATCAATGTGAGCGGTGATGCCGTCATCTGTGTCATGGAATCGGACCAAGACCCCACTCCCTCAAACACGGGACAGACCTGCACTAGTGGAACAGACGGGACGACGTGA
- the c2cd5 gene encoding C2 domain-containing protein 5 isoform X6, translated as MPGKLKAKIVAGRHLPVMDRASDLTDAFVEVKFGNTTFKTDVCPKSLNPQWNSEWFKFEVDDEDLQDEPLQVTVLDHDTYSANDAIGKVYIDIDPLLCSEAASVISGWFPIYDTIHGIRGEINVLVKVELFNDLNRFRQSSCGVKFFCTTSIPRCYRAAMVHGFVEELVVNEDPEYQWIDRIRTPRASNEARQRLISLMSGELQRKIGLKVLEMGGNAVVGYLQCFDLEGESGLVVRAIGTACTLDKLGSGGASNTTTHTHPNTAPASNACNSPSKDGKELYFGEDLLSSSGPPTPFRALPTSSSSPPPFAPSKPCSRQSSSSDTDLSLTPKTEGPKPVRCRPGIFLCPSSPTLSTDILSLPGSGTVGCGHSLSPRSSTPPPPSSIHSDSALLRKSVSFTEDLLLAASGMGSGGSAGKEAGPLKTLLRQQTQTALEQREFPFFTLTSFPTGFLLHVGGVVSARSVKLLDRIHNPDEPETRDAWWEEIRQEIKSHAKALGCHAVVGYSESTSICEEVCILSASGTAAILNPRYMREGCLDVGIADHSRFEEPSPPSCGFCHIPYDELNMPFPTQLTYCYHCRRQKVPDVLFTTIDLPPEAAVTGKGCLIQARLCRLKKKAQGEVNATAISNLLPFMEYELHTQLMNKLKLRSMNALFGLHIQINVGENMLLGLASATGVYLTALPAPGGIQIAGKTPGDVNNEHHILIIQKRINDTIAKNKEIYQIHPPKLFALDPEVFCGKNMELMEEVVGSPIPEPRQRSRLFRSHSESSDEVSELDLSHGKKDAFVLEIDDTDAVEDIHSLLTDAPTPSGFYSCNTEVMPGIDNWTQGVQMFTSVRVLRLSNANLTNQGLNKIFTDLCENLLKSFYFKLRSMIPCCLCHLNFTVAVPEEELIQVAVTAVAMTFDKDQTQETSADKPITKGCSETEEQLQFPLELCADSSTTSAQTSSKISGVPETTNISSRAASVDYGSFADRCSTWLELLRLKAHTIRRGSVKTISSLERSSPLPDGRSRSLRPTRPFGGSAVTVVKMTPLSFLPGTRIIKYLGIINMFFIRETTSLREEGGVSGFLHSFIAEVFAMVRAHVAALGGNAVVSYSMKECVFMENPNKNQAQCLINVSGDAVICVMESDQDPTPSNTGQTCTSGTDGTT; from the exons ATGCCTGGGAAACTGAAGGCCAAAATCGTGGCGGGACGCCACCTACCTGTGATGGACAGAGCGAGTGACCTCACTGATGCGTTTGTGGAG GTTAAGTTTGGAAATACAACTTTCAAAACGGATGTCTGTCCCAAATCTCTCAACCCTCAGTGGAACTCAGAGTGGTTCAAATTTGAG GTTGATGATGAGGACTTGCAGGATGAGCCACTGCAGGTCACAGTGTTAGATCATGACACTTACAGTGCTAATGATGCCATAGGGAAAGTTTACATTGATATTGACCCACTGCTGTGCAGTGAGGCTGCTTCTGTTATCTCTGGATGGTTTCCCATCTATGACACCATTCATG GTATCCGAGGGGAGATCAATGTTCTTGTCAAAGTGGAGCTTTTTAATGATTTGAACCGCTTTAGGCAGTCATCCTGTGGGGTGAAGTTCTTCTGCA CCACATCCATTCCACGGTGCTACCGAGCAGCGATGGTTCACGGGTTTGTGGAGGAACTTGTGGTGAATGAAGATCCAGAGTACCAGTGGATTGACCGCATCCGAACTCCTCGAGCCTCCAATGAGGCTCGTCAGAGGCTCATCTCTCTTATGTCTG GAGAGCTGCAGAGGAAAATAGGGCTTAAGGTACTGGAGATGGGTGGGAATGCGGTGGTGGGCTATTTACAGTGTTTTGACCTGGAGGGAGAGTCTGGCCTGGTGGTCAGGGCCATCGGTACTGCCTGCACACTGGACAAACTTGGCTCTGGCGGTGcctccaacaccaccacacatacacaccctaACACAGCCCCTGCTTCCAATGCCTGCAATTCCCCTTCCAAGGATGGAAAGGA GCTGTATTTTGGTGAGGACCTGCTCTCGTCCTCCGGCCCGCCAACCCCTTTCAGAGCCCttcccacctcctcttcctctcctcccccgTTTGCTCCCTCCAAGCCATGCAGCCGCCAGTCTTCATCGTCAGATACAGACCTCAGTTTGACGCCCAAGACGG AGGGGCCGAAGCCTGTGAGATGCAGGCCTGGGATCTTCCTCTGTCCCAGTTCCCCAACCCTTTCCACAGACATTTTGTCCCTTCCTGGTTCTGGCACAGTGGGCTGTGGTCACAGCTTGTCCCCCAGATCCAgcaccccgccccctccctcctccatccactCAGACTCTGCTCTGCTGAGAAAGAGCGTGTCCTTCACGGAGGACCTGCTGCTGGCAGCCTCTG GAATGGGCAGCGGGGGCAGCGCCGGCAAAGAAGCAGGGCCTCTGAAGACCCTGCTCAGACAGCAGACACAGACGGCTCTCGAACAGAGG GAGTTTCCCTTCTTCACCTTGACGTCCTTCCCTACTGGTTTCCTGCTTCATGTCGGTGGAGTTGTCAGCGCTCGCTCTGTCAAGCTGCTGGACCGTATACACAACCCTG atgagCCAGAGACTCGTGACGCGTGGTGGGAGGAAATTCGCCAGGAGATTAAATCTCATGCCAAAGCTCTTGGTTGCCATGCTGTTGTGGGGTACAGCGAGAGCACTAGCATCTG TGAGGAGGTGTGCATCCTGTCGGCCTCTGGCACGGCAGCCATCCTGAACCCTCGGTATATGCGTGAAGGTTGCCTAGATGTTGGAATCGCTGACCACAG CAGGTTTGAGGAGCCATCTCCCCCGAGCTGTGGCTTCTGCCATATTCCCTACGATGAACTCAACATGCCCTTTCCCACACAGCTCACCTACTGTTACCACTGCAGACGGCAAAAG GTTCCTGATGTGCTTTTCACAACAATCGACTTGCCACCAGAAGCAGCTGTCACAGGAAAAGGCTGTCTTATCCAGGCCAG GTTGTGTCGTCTGAAAAAGAAGGCCCAGGGTGAGGTGAATGCGACAGCCATCTCCAACCTCCTCCCTTTCATGGAGTACGAGCTGCATACTCAGCTGATGAACAAACTGAAGCTGCGGAGCATGAACGCCCTGTTTGGCCTCCACATTCAGATTAACGTTGGAGAGAACATGCTCCTGGGTCTGGCT TCTGCTACAGGGGTGTACCTGACAGCCCTGCCGGCTCCGGGGGGCATCCAGATTGCAGGGAAGACTCCTGGTGATGTGAACAACGAGCACCATATTCTGATCATCCAGAAAAGGATCAATGACACCATTGCCAAGAACAAAGAGATCTATCAAATACACCCTccg AAATTATTTGCCTTGGACCCTGAGGTGTTCTGCGGCAAAAACATG gagctgatggaggaagTGGTCGGCTCTCCCATTCCAGAGCCGAGGCAGCGATCCAGACTGTTTCGCTCTCACTCAGAAAGCTCAGATGAAGTGTCAGAACTGGACCTTTCCCATGGCAAGAAGGATGCCTTTgtcctggag ATCGATGACACTGATGCTGTGGAAGACATCCACTCCCTTCTTACTGATGCCCCAACCCCTTCAG GTTTCTATAGCTGCAACACTGAGGTTATGCCTGGGATTGACAACTGGACTCAGGGGGTTCAG ATGTTTACATCAGTGAGAGTCTTGAGGTTGAGTAATGCTAATCTTACAAACCAAGGTTTAAACAAGATCTTCACTGACCTTTGTGAGAACCTCCTAAAG AGCTTTTATTTTAAGCTGCGCTCAATGATCCCTTGCTGCCTTTGCCATCTCAACTTCACCGTGGCCGTACCAGAAGAAGAACTCATACAG GTTGCTGTGACGGCAGTTGCCATGACATTTGACAAAGATCAGACTCAGGAGACATCGGCAGACAAACCCATCACCAAAG GATGCAGTGAGACTGAAGAGCAGCTGCAATTTCCCTTGGAGTTGTGTGCAGACTCGTCAACCACAAGCGCACAGACGTCATCCAAAATATCTG GTGTCCCAGAGACTACGAACATCTCATCCAGAG cTGCCTCCGTTGATTACGGTTCCTTTGCAGACAGATGCAGCACCTGGCTAGAGCTGCTTAGGCTGAAAGCTCACACCATAAGACGGGGATCAGTTAAGACAA TTTCATCTCTGGAGCGCTCCAGTCCATTACCTGATGGGCGTTCCCGCTCACTGCGACCGACCCGTCCATTTGGGGGTAGCGCAGTCACCGTGGTGAAGATGACGCCACTATCTTTCCTCCCTGGGACACGCATCATTAAATACCTTGGAATcatcaacatgttttttatCAGAGAGACGACATCGCTGCGAGAG GAAGGCGGCGTCAGCGGAttcctccattcattcataGCCGAGGTGTTTGCAATGGTCCGAGCCCATGTAGCAGCCCTGGGTGGTAACGCAGTCGTGTCCTACAGCATGAAAGAATGTGTGTTTATGGAAAATCCAAACAAGAACCAG GCTCAGTGCCTCATCAATGTGAGCGGTGATGCCGTCATCTGTGTCATGGAATCGGACCAAGACCCCACTCCCTCAAACACGGGACAGACCTGCACTAGTGGAACAGACGGGACGACGTGA
- the c2cd5 gene encoding C2 domain-containing protein 5 isoform X5 — MPGKLKAKIVAGRHLPVMDRASDLTDAFVEVKFGNTTFKTDVCPKSLNPQWNSEWFKFEVDDEDLQDEPLQVTVLDHDTYSANDAIGKVYIDIDPLLCSEAASVISGWFPIYDTIHGIRGEINVLVKVELFNDLNRFRQSSCGVKFFCTTSIPRCYRAAMVHGFVEELVVNEDPEYQWIDRIRTPRASNEARQRLISLMSGELQRKIGLKVLEMGGNAVVGYLQCFDLEGESGLVVRAIGTACTLDKLGSGGASNTTTHTHPNTAPASNACNSPSKDGKELYFGEDLLSSSGPPTPFRALPTSSSSPPPFAPSKPCSRQSSSSDTDLSLTPKTEGPKPVRCRPGIFLCPSSPTLSTDILSLPGSGTVGCGHSLSPRSSTPPPPSSIHSDSALLRKSVSFTEDLLLAASGMGSGGSAGKEAGPLKTLLRQQTQTALEQREFPFFTLTSFPTGFLLHVGGVVSARSVKLLDRIHNPDEPETRDAWWEEIRQEIKSHAKALGCHAVVGYSESTSICEEVCILSASGTAAILNPRYMREGCLDVGIADHRFEEPSPPSCGFCHIPYDELNMPFPTQLTYCYHCRRQKVPDVLFTTIDLPPEAAVTGKGCLIQARLCRLKKKAQGEVNATAISNLLPFMEYELHTQLMNKLKLRSMNALFGLHIQINVGENMLLGLASATGVYLTALPAPGGIQIAGKTPGDVNNEHHILIIQKRINDTIAKNKEIYQIHPPELMEEVVGSPIPEPRQRSRLFRSHSESSDEVSELDLSHGKKDAFVLEIDDTDAVEDIHSLLTDAPTPSGFYSCNTEVMPGIDNWTQGVQMFTSVRVLRLSNANLTNQGLNKIFTDLCENLLKSFYFKLRSMIPCCLCHLNFTVAVPEEELIQVAVTAVAMTFDKDQTQETSADKPITKGCSETEEQLQFPLELCADSSTTSAQTSSKISGKVSLLTPAAKLFRNQLVMVCSPGVPETTNISSRAASVDYGSFADRCSTWLELLRLKAHTIRRGSVKTISSLERSSPLPDGRSRSLRPTRPFGGSAVTVVKMTPLSFLPGTRIIKYLGIINMFFIRETTSLREEGGVSGFLHSFIAEVFAMVRAHVAALGGNAVVSYSMKECVFMENPNKNQAQCLINVSGDAVICVMESDQDPTPSNTGQTCTSGTDGTT; from the exons ATGCCTGGGAAACTGAAGGCCAAAATCGTGGCGGGACGCCACCTACCTGTGATGGACAGAGCGAGTGACCTCACTGATGCGTTTGTGGAG GTTAAGTTTGGAAATACAACTTTCAAAACGGATGTCTGTCCCAAATCTCTCAACCCTCAGTGGAACTCAGAGTGGTTCAAATTTGAG GTTGATGATGAGGACTTGCAGGATGAGCCACTGCAGGTCACAGTGTTAGATCATGACACTTACAGTGCTAATGATGCCATAGGGAAAGTTTACATTGATATTGACCCACTGCTGTGCAGTGAGGCTGCTTCTGTTATCTCTGGATGGTTTCCCATCTATGACACCATTCATG GTATCCGAGGGGAGATCAATGTTCTTGTCAAAGTGGAGCTTTTTAATGATTTGAACCGCTTTAGGCAGTCATCCTGTGGGGTGAAGTTCTTCTGCA CCACATCCATTCCACGGTGCTACCGAGCAGCGATGGTTCACGGGTTTGTGGAGGAACTTGTGGTGAATGAAGATCCAGAGTACCAGTGGATTGACCGCATCCGAACTCCTCGAGCCTCCAATGAGGCTCGTCAGAGGCTCATCTCTCTTATGTCTG GAGAGCTGCAGAGGAAAATAGGGCTTAAGGTACTGGAGATGGGTGGGAATGCGGTGGTGGGCTATTTACAGTGTTTTGACCTGGAGGGAGAGTCTGGCCTGGTGGTCAGGGCCATCGGTACTGCCTGCACACTGGACAAACTTGGCTCTGGCGGTGcctccaacaccaccacacatacacaccctaACACAGCCCCTGCTTCCAATGCCTGCAATTCCCCTTCCAAGGATGGAAAGGA GCTGTATTTTGGTGAGGACCTGCTCTCGTCCTCCGGCCCGCCAACCCCTTTCAGAGCCCttcccacctcctcttcctctcctcccccgTTTGCTCCCTCCAAGCCATGCAGCCGCCAGTCTTCATCGTCAGATACAGACCTCAGTTTGACGCCCAAGACGG AGGGGCCGAAGCCTGTGAGATGCAGGCCTGGGATCTTCCTCTGTCCCAGTTCCCCAACCCTTTCCACAGACATTTTGTCCCTTCCTGGTTCTGGCACAGTGGGCTGTGGTCACAGCTTGTCCCCCAGATCCAgcaccccgccccctccctcctccatccactCAGACTCTGCTCTGCTGAGAAAGAGCGTGTCCTTCACGGAGGACCTGCTGCTGGCAGCCTCTG GAATGGGCAGCGGGGGCAGCGCCGGCAAAGAAGCAGGGCCTCTGAAGACCCTGCTCAGACAGCAGACACAGACGGCTCTCGAACAGAGG GAGTTTCCCTTCTTCACCTTGACGTCCTTCCCTACTGGTTTCCTGCTTCATGTCGGTGGAGTTGTCAGCGCTCGCTCTGTCAAGCTGCTGGACCGTATACACAACCCTG atgagCCAGAGACTCGTGACGCGTGGTGGGAGGAAATTCGCCAGGAGATTAAATCTCATGCCAAAGCTCTTGGTTGCCATGCTGTTGTGGGGTACAGCGAGAGCACTAGCATCTG TGAGGAGGTGTGCATCCTGTCGGCCTCTGGCACGGCAGCCATCCTGAACCCTCGGTATATGCGTGAAGGTTGCCTAGATGTTGGAATCGCTGACCACAG GTTTGAGGAGCCATCTCCCCCGAGCTGTGGCTTCTGCCATATTCCCTACGATGAACTCAACATGCCCTTTCCCACACAGCTCACCTACTGTTACCACTGCAGACGGCAAAAG GTTCCTGATGTGCTTTTCACAACAATCGACTTGCCACCAGAAGCAGCTGTCACAGGAAAAGGCTGTCTTATCCAGGCCAG GTTGTGTCGTCTGAAAAAGAAGGCCCAGGGTGAGGTGAATGCGACAGCCATCTCCAACCTCCTCCCTTTCATGGAGTACGAGCTGCATACTCAGCTGATGAACAAACTGAAGCTGCGGAGCATGAACGCCCTGTTTGGCCTCCACATTCAGATTAACGTTGGAGAGAACATGCTCCTGGGTCTGGCT TCTGCTACAGGGGTGTACCTGACAGCCCTGCCGGCTCCGGGGGGCATCCAGATTGCAGGGAAGACTCCTGGTGATGTGAACAACGAGCACCATATTCTGATCATCCAGAAAAGGATCAATGACACCATTGCCAAGAACAAAGAGATCTATCAAATACACCCTccg gagctgatggaggaagTGGTCGGCTCTCCCATTCCAGAGCCGAGGCAGCGATCCAGACTGTTTCGCTCTCACTCAGAAAGCTCAGATGAAGTGTCAGAACTGGACCTTTCCCATGGCAAGAAGGATGCCTTTgtcctggag ATCGATGACACTGATGCTGTGGAAGACATCCACTCCCTTCTTACTGATGCCCCAACCCCTTCAG GTTTCTATAGCTGCAACACTGAGGTTATGCCTGGGATTGACAACTGGACTCAGGGGGTTCAG ATGTTTACATCAGTGAGAGTCTTGAGGTTGAGTAATGCTAATCTTACAAACCAAGGTTTAAACAAGATCTTCACTGACCTTTGTGAGAACCTCCTAAAG AGCTTTTATTTTAAGCTGCGCTCAATGATCCCTTGCTGCCTTTGCCATCTCAACTTCACCGTGGCCGTACCAGAAGAAGAACTCATACAG GTTGCTGTGACGGCAGTTGCCATGACATTTGACAAAGATCAGACTCAGGAGACATCGGCAGACAAACCCATCACCAAAG GATGCAGTGAGACTGAAGAGCAGCTGCAATTTCCCTTGGAGTTGTGTGCAGACTCGTCAACCACAAGCGCACAGACGTCATCCAAAATATCTG GTAAAGTCTCTTTACTCACCCCAGCTGCAAAACTCTTCCGAAACCAGCTGGTTATGGTTTGTTCACCAG GTGTCCCAGAGACTACGAACATCTCATCCAGAG cTGCCTCCGTTGATTACGGTTCCTTTGCAGACAGATGCAGCACCTGGCTAGAGCTGCTTAGGCTGAAAGCTCACACCATAAGACGGGGATCAGTTAAGACAA TTTCATCTCTGGAGCGCTCCAGTCCATTACCTGATGGGCGTTCCCGCTCACTGCGACCGACCCGTCCATTTGGGGGTAGCGCAGTCACCGTGGTGAAGATGACGCCACTATCTTTCCTCCCTGGGACACGCATCATTAAATACCTTGGAATcatcaacatgttttttatCAGAGAGACGACATCGCTGCGAGAG GAAGGCGGCGTCAGCGGAttcctccattcattcataGCCGAGGTGTTTGCAATGGTCCGAGCCCATGTAGCAGCCCTGGGTGGTAACGCAGTCGTGTCCTACAGCATGAAAGAATGTGTGTTTATGGAAAATCCAAACAAGAACCAG GCTCAGTGCCTCATCAATGTGAGCGGTGATGCCGTCATCTGTGTCATGGAATCGGACCAAGACCCCACTCCCTCAAACACGGGACAGACCTGCACTAGTGGAACAGACGGGACGACGTGA